The nucleotide window GTTCAATGGGGTGCATGGTTTGGAGTACATTCAACTTTTCTGTTGACGATCCCACTAGCCAGGGGCTGTTGAGATATCCCACGGTGTACATCATCGGAATCATTCCTCACACTCTCATCTTGATTGGCATCATTTCCTGTGCGGTCATTTACTTCGTGGCCCTGACACTTTCCGCTCTCGCTGTGCCCGAGGCTGGGACCGGCGGCGAGACGGAACAGCTTACCTTCAAGCAGCGCTTCCTCCGTGCTCATGCCAACATGCAGGCAAACGTTTCACTTTCCGAGATCCGGATTAGGATGGATATGGACTTTTACACCGCGCTGGTCCGGGCTGGCTTTGGTGCCATCACCATGGCTAGCGAGGCGGTTTATCTTAATGAGGACCACAAGGTGAACTTGAAGCGGTATACCTGGCTGGAAGAGGACCGGTTCCGTGAGATTGAGGACCTGAAGATGCAGTGGATCGGAGGCATTCCTGGATCTCGGTTTGATACGGTCGGCACGATAGGACTTGTGCCGGTTAGAAATGGGCAACCGGGGGTCAACAATGGGTATGCCAGGGAGAAGTCGGCGCAGCAGGTTTCCAAGAAGGACGGCACTGgcaggaggcagagggatggggttggggctgcGGAGAGGAGTTCCAGGTGGCTCATGGCGGTTGATTACATGATGCATATTTCACGTCTTGTGGTGGTTACTTGGGCATTGTGTACGGTCAGTTTTCTCAGgtttgttggttggaggAACCCGCCGCGTTGGCTGAGGGGGTTGTCTGAACGGCCGAAGAAGTCGGACGGGCGGGATAAGAAGGGGAGGTCGAGACAGAATGGGGAGTCGTATGCTGATATTCTTTCTCCTGGCAATGGGGGTTATTTTACGATTCCACGGGACGACCAGGTtgatgtggaggagctgctcagAAGCAGGATGGACAACCGCAACGAGGCAGAAGTCGACACCAAGCTCTACAGCTACTTCTTGCGGGATGGCTGGTGGGGGAATAAGGACACCAGCGGGGAATACgtcccctcccacccttTGATCACGGCCGGCAATGAGGAGGTCGATGTCAACGACCCTGACTTTGACACGACAAGCATGATCTCCACGACGGAGACCTCTGTCGAGAGTGACTTTGGCTGGGAGACTGacaatgacaacaacaacgactgGCTTGACGACGGGCAGCGAACACCCACGCAGCAAAACCCCGGCACCGAGCTCAGCTCCTCCGCTCTCGTCTCTGTCCTCCAGCGATCAAGGGAACCCTCCCCCGTGTTGGACACCCCCATCGACCCAACCACCCTCGCCCGACTTTTACACCCCCAGTCCGCCGCCGACCGAGACGAAGCCCAGACCCTGGCCGCCCATTTATCTTCCGGCACGATAATGACGCGCTCCAAGTACAAGCAAGCGCTCCAGCGGCAGCGAGCGCAGATTTTGCTCACCAACCTTAACCGTGCCAACCCGTTGCAGAGGATGAgtccagaagaggaagaaagacAGCTTGAGCAGCTGCTTCTCACTCGGCGGTCGGAGGCGCAGGCGAGGGGAGGGCAGGAGTCgtggaaggaagggggggcggggcTGGGGGCGGAGGGGCCGCAGTGTGTGGTTTGCCAGTGCGCGCCGAGGACGATTATTGTGTGGCCGTGTAGGTGTTTGGGGTATTGTGATGATTGCAGGGTGAGCTTGGCGATGAACAATTATGACAAGTGTGTTTGCTgtaggagggaggtgagtAGTTTTAGTAGGATTTATGTTCCTTGAGGGGGGGATAAACAGCGAgggaagtgggaggggggggggtaaaTCAGGTGAGAGCAGGGGGGGATATTGTTTTTAATACGGATCTTGTTATGGGAAGAAAGCGTTTACATTTTGTGGTGGCAGTACATGAGGTGGTTTACACATCTATGTCCAGAGAGCGAGATTgcggttgatgatgttggtcttttttcctttaaatattttttttttgtaaaAAGAGTTCTCATACAGAAAGTACAAATTTGAGCATTTCCATCCTGTCAATATCCGGGTGATCAAgattacctacctacatgcCGAAGTTGTCATGTTTCAGGTGCCGAGCAAGAAAAACATGCTGATGGAGGTGTATTTTGACTCGGGACCGTCTACTTCCCAGTATCAACGAGCTACTCAGACACTACCAGGGCCTCGAGAAGTCAACCGACTTGGATTGGACATCTTAATCCATCCCACATCATGTTTTCATCAAAAGCAGTACATGTCATGAACAGAAGATACAACAGACAATTAAAAAGGGTATCATTGCTTCGCAACACATCTACATGCCCGCCCACTCAACACAAaacatcctcacctcccccttcccacgtttcttccctccctcctcctcttccctctccgcccCAAACATAAAACTCTTCTTCACCGCTGTCCCCAGCCGTCCACTAGTAACAATATCCAACATCGGAATcttctcatcccatccataACAGCTACTCAAATAATGAGCATGAAACTTGAAGGGATCAGACGGATAAACCGAATACCCTCCACCGAACCTGAGCCCCGGCGTGGTGAAATAGCCTCGTTTGTTCAGCTCCCTGTAAAAAGCAGACGGCTCAGGCAAGTTCTCATCAGCAATAGCACCACTAGTGCCCGCCGGATCAAGCATCGCATTGCTAGTCGAAGGCGTAATGGCAGGTAGGGCTTCCTTGGGCGCAGGCTGCACAGCAGTCGCCGTCTCAAAAAGCgagtcaccaccaccaccaccctcctcaaccttctgcaccttcttcttccccttccccctcttaCCCTCatgcatcctcctcaccgcctccttctcctcatcaaacagcctcttggccgccaccctcttctccctcagctccctcaaatacacctccctcctcttctcccctaCACCCGAGCTCATTTCCTTGAGAAGCCTCAAATGATCACCCGCCTCATCAGCAACATACCCCGCCCCTctatcaaccaccaacctcgcctcctccgccctcagctcctccggCATACTCAGAAACAAGTTCTGCGTAGGGTTCTGCGGCATCGTGCCTGTCAGCACCCCGCAGAGCCCAAAACTCCGCCTCAAGACCATCACCGCGTCAATGTCAAAGACGAGGTACCGGCCTGCGATCAGCGAGATCCGGACaggagggtgggttggggtagAGGTAGAAGTGGCCATCTTGAAACAACACTGATCTGTAAACAAAGTTAGAAAGAAACTCATTTGAATGGTTTTGTACATAACATAAAATGAAGAGAGAGAACCAGATATCATAAGCCTTGGACTAGTTCGCGGTCATCACAGAGTATTCAGTGGATTGACAGATTGATACGAAGATTTGTATAATCATGTAAAAGAggtttctctctcttcgtTGTGCTGTAAGGCGGGGTGATAGTAGAAGTGAAAGTCGACATACCTTGTGTTTGGCGATGCTGCTCTGAGGAAGAGAGCAGCAacgttggagaagaaaaaggatTTTGGAGGTGAGTTGCTCTGGAAGCAAATTTATGGGACAGAAAATTTTGTGGGGCTCCACTATTCCAGAACAGAAAAAAGTCGGCTTGGCTGATTTTCCAGAGAGAAGGGGTCCGTGCAGGCAGATATAGATGATTATCATCAGCTACTAGCTACACCGGGGGCTGTAACGGTCGTACATACATTGCAAGCCACAAATTCTCTCGACCCAAAATTGTGAGAAATTGTCAAGATTCAAGATATCACTGAGCATTTCGATGCCCACTGAAGCAGCCCAGTTCCAACGGCCATGTGCCATTGTCATTTTCAAAATATAATCTGCTGCCGGGGCACAGCATCGTGAGGTTGGTCGCACAGCAGTGCAAAGTAGCTGCATGATAGATCACAAAGCGTCATGACTGATCGGCCCGATGGTCCCGTCTTTGAGGGGCAGTGTGCCTCAACTCGAGTTCTTGTTGGCCATGGTTCTCGATACAACCATTGTGAGGATAGGTCGGACCAAAGGCGAGGTCAGGACCCGAGTGTGGGAGAAATTGGGATCAAGATCTGCCTGTCCGAAGCACCCATGGCACTCGGCTAGAAGTCAACCCCATCCCTGACCGTACCAGCAGGTgacttctccttcttgttctcctcctcctccatagGCGGCAAGCTATAAGGCTTGATATTAAGACCCTTCGTCGCACTCAAGCTAAACGAAAGAGTCTCCCTAAACGAGCTCGTCTCggctccaccacctcccttcTCATGATAAATCGGTAGCGTATGTGCCTTCAGCAGCCCCTGTGCCTGTTCAGTCTTCTCAGATGAGCTTGACGGAGGAGCTGCCCCAGGCGTAGCCGGTAGAGGAATCAACTCAAGCACTCCATCACACAGCAACTCCATCCACCTAACCAACCCTGAACTCCTTGGGAACAGCGACGTTTGTAGAGTGATAATCGCCGTCAACTGGGTGCTGTACCTTCGTAGTAACGCCCTTAGAGCATGCAAGAATTGCAGCACTTCGGATGGAAGACTGCATTGTGGTGCGTAAAGCTCTGGCAGCAAAAGACTGGGGATAACCACACGGTGAATATTgcttgagggcgaggttTCGAGCTTCGTCTGCAGGTGTCTGATGATGGCTTTTAGAGGAGATATACTCGTTGGCTGAGGTCTGGCATCAAACAAAGGCGGGCCAGTGCTCGGTGTTGGATTGAGTGACCCTTTACAAACAGCTGGCTCGAGGCGCTTGGCGAGATCGAACGAGTGGCAGAAGGTGGGCTGGTTGGCATCTCCTCGTGGGGTATTTCCTGACGCTGCTGAGTTCCCAAGAGCTTCGTATCTCCATGCAATCTTcatcttttcctcttgtgccggtggtggtttttCTGACTTTGATTTCTTGTCGGGTTCGGCTAGGCCCGGGAGGTTCCTCCTCCATTGTGGTGGGTAGCCGACGAGGTGTACTTGGTGTCCTTGGACGAGGCCTTCGGCAGCATAATATCTGAGTAGGATACCTGAAAAGTCTGTCGTCCCTTGTTCTTCCACCAAAAGACAGGTTCCAAGTGGCAACCCACTGTGACCAGCAAGGAGTTGATCTAGCGATGCGGTTCCGGTAGACGTTGTTGGTCGACCGTCCAGCGGCGACGGTCTCACacccggcggtggtggttgattcTCGGCATCTGGTTGCTTTGCCGATGGGATGGCTCTCCCAGGTCTCGAAGACAGTACTGTATTTCTCTTGACGAATGACATGTTTAAAGATTGGTCCAAAAAGTGTAGCTGTCGCGGAAGCTATGGAGGGGTCAattggaggggttgatgacCGATAAGCTCAAAAAGTTTCGATATCAGTTGCAAGGGACAGCCCCGCCGCCAGCCTCAGTGACAAGGACCCCTGCCCGTGCGGCCCCCACCCGTTTCCCCAGACCTTGGAGCGCTAGTCGTTTTCAGCCTTGGGATTTTTTTGACTTCAGTCGCAACCATCAAACACCGGCCCATCACACAAGAGCTCTTGAGTCGTCCAGCACAACCAATTGCTTTATTCTCGCCAACCCCCTTTACCCTCGCttaaccaccaccgcccctccccccaataCCACAATCAAAATGGCTGGCCTCGGTTCCGACGCCCAGCTCTTCGAGGACAACTTCCGCGTCCACAAGCTCTCCGACAAGAAATACGACCGCGTCGACCGCATCTACGCCACCTCGGAAGACAAGTCAATCGAGATCaccctcgacatcaacaatGAGCTCTTCCCCTGCAAGGAAGGCGACGAGCTGAACATGCTcatcgccacctccctccactACGACGGCACCAAAGACGACGAGCGCGGCTGGCGCGACGTCGCCAAGATGGGTGCGAGCGAGGGCTCGCTTGCCGACCAGTACGACTATGTCTGCTACGGCAAGATTTACAagtttgaggatggggaggacggGCAGACGATGTATGTTTCGCCGACTGGTAACATGGAAAGTAACGGCTGACACGAGTGGAAATACAGCAAGGCATACATCTCCTTCGGCGGGCTGCTGATGTCTCTTGTCGGGCCTTACAAGAAGCTCACCCCGTTGAGGGTGGAATACGTCTACCTCTTGGTTCGCAGACGATGATCAACTTGATTATGGACAGCAAACCACACCATCGGACGAGAGCGCTCATGTTGGTTAAacgagagaggaaaagacTTTGCTTGCGTCTATAATATGAAATCTATCAAAGGAATAGCCATTTCTCCAAGCGCGCCCGCAACCAAAGACCCTTTCGAGAagcaagaagagagagaaggagtAGTACAGCATGGGGAATCTGGCGTTAAGGGTGCAAAAGGAACAAATTTATGGACaggaacaaaaaaaaaaagctggaggatgggggcAATGACAGAAGAAATATCCAGACACGGAGCTagcttcttgttcttcaacacctcGTATCAGGATGCTGGTAATCCCAGTGTGGTCCAGGAAAGGGAATGAAGCGATGGGCCCGGGCGCAAATCTGATCATAGTATGGCTCGTTTTCCGGAGTGTAGACACCGTGTCTCGCAAGGAAATCGAGCATGACCATGGCGCAATTGGGTTTCCACAACCCTTGGGCAAGCTGCTCCTGGATCTCCTCCACCGTATGTAGACTAAAGCTCTCCACCTCGCCatccttgggcttggggacGACGCTCCCATCAGACGGCAGTTCGAGATCATAGACCCATTGGCACTCGGGGTAGATGTACCCTGGCTCTCCTCCTGACCGTTCATCCGTGATGAAGATGTAAGTGACAGTGCCGGTTTCCACCGCGCTCCGGCGCATGACATCTTCGGGGAGGGACGCCTCCTCGTCAGCCTCGCGGATGATACATTCGAAGGGATCCTCGTGGGTCATGAGCCCGCCGGCAACGGTGTTGTCCAGCATGCCGGGGTAAGTTGACTTGTTGCTGGAGCGCTTGGGGACCCAGATGCGGAAGTCGTAGACGCTCGTGTTGTCTTTGCGACGGAGGTAGGCCGTCATGTGTACTCCGTAGCGAGTGGTGCCAAAGAGGCCCATGGCTGCTCGCTCGATGCTCATGAGGAGCTCGCCGTTGCGGCCGTAGACGGGCCACATTTCGTTGCGCCATCCTCTGAGGAGGCGGAAGGTTTGGTTCTTGCGCCAGTAGGAGGTCAGTTGGGCGGCTTGCTTGGTGCGCTCTTCGTAGGACTTGAGGTTCTGCCATAGGGCGGCGGTTCTGGCGGTGGGGTTGATATCGAGACGGCCGCGGATACTGGCGGGGGTCTTTCTGAGGGCATCGAGGACAGTGATGGGGAGGTAACCGATAGGGAAGGCGCCTTGGTCATCTTCCCAGACGAGGGTGTAGAGTCTGCTTAGCTGGTCTGCATATCCTCTGGGGTTCGTCTCGAGGTCGGGGAAGCTGCGTCATGGTGTTTAGTCAAAATATTCTGTGAAGTTTATATGTCTCAGATCTAGACCCGCGCGTGCGTGGCGGCAGAGGTGGCAGATCCGGCAGGTCTCACAGATGCCAACGTCGCACAACGTCTCGGTAAGGCAGGCTTTGGGGGCCAAGCATGATGAGAGGCGTCGGCACATCCATTCAACGCGGCCGGCTGGATGAGTAGTGCCAGCTGCAGGGTCGCCGGCTGGAATAGCTCGTTGCTAAGAAGAAAAGGGTGTGTAGCTGCACGGAATAGGATATTGTGAACTCACCCATCACAGTCGTTCACCATGTCAATGGTGGCCAACCGCTGTTGTGTCATGATTACTTTTTGGCCACGAGTTTGGCTGCTCAGCACGTGTAACTTTCGGAACTGTCTCGAAGATGGACTGAGAAACAATGGCTCTCTTGCGACGGATGCGCGCCGGTGAAGATGAAGTTGCAACGACAAGACTTGGGTTCCGTT belongs to Podospora bellae-mahoneyi strain CBS 112042 chromosome 6, whole genome shotgun sequence and includes:
- a CDS encoding hypothetical protein (EggNog:ENOG503NVVW; COG:S), producing MDETIPQAVMATTTPSFDNTSVWHNFTLWTTQHLKMSMNMSRLAPSLEDLVLAGPRMVMKLGKLGSFISFPDAVDNFGQRTMADPTDAGVFSSALSSSISSTTASILSDVASSSATATAAAASAAAEDPTASVSRFSMEGARGIGSVLSYATSKWAITCIAMAILFNRTHIFAATRRRLRLAWHIRVLLRLPTILLLLWQARRLLQSIQCQTSPDFAHLRWGDPNKSFDVMFSEANSFFHGLSSTLLFGASDEDSCRSVRMVPWYNQEQSELVGSLSRLWPLFLTFCFGQFMEVLSCTVQGRPTGTETGTTLFEQSLAFAEADAAISSQLGWGLFASNASKAAADANMGTKIALTRAMIMKRVNTPPEVLLVTFISTMSYVTSHILGLLNLQPRFRLISTGFYGLCSMGCMVWSTFNFSVDDPTSQGLLRYPTVYIIGIIPHTLILIGIISCAVIYFVALTLSALAVPEAGTGGETEQLTFKQRFLRAHANMQANVSLSEIRIRMDMDFYTALVRAGFGAITMASEAVYLNEDHKVNLKRYTWLEEDRFREIEDLKMQWIGGIPGSRFDTVGTIGLVPVRNGQPGVNNGYAREKSAQQVSKKDGTGRRQRDGVGAAERSSRWLMAVDYMMHISRLVVVTWALCTVSFLRFVGWRNPPRWLRGLSERPKKSDGRDKKGRSRQNGESYADILSPGNGGYFTIPRDDQVDVEELLRSRMDNRNEAEVDTKLYSYFLRDGWWGNKDTSGEYVPSHPLITAGNEEVDVNDPDFDTTSMISTTETSVESDFGWETDNDNNNDWLDDGQRTPTQQNPGTELSSSALVSVLQRSREPSPVLDTPIDPTTLARLLHPQSAADRDEAQTLAAHLSSGTIMTRSKYKQALQRQRAQILLTNLNRANPLQRMSPEEEERQLEQLLLTRRSEAQARGGQESWKEGGAGLGAEGPQCVVCQCAPRTIIVWPCRCLGYCDDCRVSLAMNNYDKCVCCRREVSSFSRIYVP
- the SEN34 gene encoding tRNA-splicing endonuclease subunit (EggNog:ENOG503NXRC; BUSCO:EOG09263U71; COG:J), with amino-acid sequence MISGSLSSFYVMYKTIQMSFFLTLFTDQCCFKMATSTSTPTHPPVRISLIAGRYLVFDIDAVMVLRRSFGLCGVLTGTMPQNPTQNLFLSMPEELRAEEARLVVDRGAGYVADEAGDHLRLLKEMSSGVGEKRREVYLRELREKRVAAKRLFDEEKEAVRRMHEGKRGKGKKKVQKVEEGGGGGDSLFETATAVQPAPKEALPAITPSTSNAMLDPAGTSGAIADENLPEPSAFYRELNKRGYFTTPGLRFGGGYSVYPSDPFKFHAHYLSSCYGWDEKIPMLDIVTSGRLGTAVKKSFMFGAEREEEEGGKKRGKGEVRMFCVEWAGM
- the ELP4 gene encoding Elongator subunit elp4 (EggNog:ENOG503NVWH; COG:B; COG:K) is translated as MSFVKRNTVLSSRPGRAIPSAKQPDAENQPPPPGVRPSPLDGRPTTSTGTASLDQLLAGHSGLPLGTCLLVEEQGTTDFSGILLRYYAAEGLVQGHQVHLVGYPPQWRRNLPGLAEPDKKSKSEKPPPAQEEKMKIAWRYEALGNSAASGNTPRGDANQPTFCHSFDLAKRLEPAVCKGSLNPTPSTGPPLFDARPQPTSISPLKAIIRHLQTKLETSPSSNIHRVVIPSLLLPELYAPQCSLPSEVLQFLHALRALLRRYSTQLTAIITLQTSLFPRSSGLVRWMELLCDGVLELIPLPATPGAAPPSSSSEKTEQAQGLLKAHTLPIYHEKGGGGAETSSFRETLSFSLSATKGLNIKPYSLPPMEEEENKKEKSPAGTVRDGVDF
- the RPB8 gene encoding DNA-directed RNA polymerases I, II, and III subunit RPABC3 (BUSCO:EOG092652ZZ; COG:K; EggNog:ENOG503P46H), whose translation is MAGLGSDAQLFEDNFRVHKLSDKKYDRVDRIYATSEDKSIEITLDINNELFPCKEGDELNMLIATSLHYDGTKDDERGWRDVAKMGASEGSLADQYDYVCYGKIYKFEDGEDGQTIKAYISFGGLLMSLVGPYKKLTPLRVEYVYLLVRRR
- a CDS encoding hypothetical protein (COG:F; EggNog:ENOG503NWEC), with translation MTQQRLATIDMVNDCDGFPDLETNPRGYADQLSRLYTLVWEDDQGAFPIGYLPITVLDALRKTPASIRGRLDINPTARTAALWQNLKSYEERTKQAAQLTSYWRKNQTFRLLRGWRNEMWPVYGRNGELLMSIERAAMGLFGTTRYGVHMTAYLRRKDNTSVYDFRIWVPKRSSNKSTYPGMLDNTVAGGLMTHEDPFECIIREADEEASLPEDVMRRSAVETGTVTYIFITDERSGGEPGYIYPECQWVYDLELPSDGSVVPKPKDGEVESFSLHTVEEIQEQLAQGLWKPNCAMVMLDFLARHGVYTPENEPYYDQICARAHRFIPFPGPHWDYQHPDTRC